In the Hordeum vulgare subsp. vulgare chromosome 7H, MorexV3_pseudomolecules_assembly, whole genome shotgun sequence genome, one interval contains:
- the LOC123408862 gene encoding ethylene-responsive transcription factor RAP2-3-like, with product MPSRHHASSGYCGVRERPSGTYYVEIRSGDVHVGLDTFETAHEAARAYDTAAWRLGRPRAQMNFHNVYTREQAQALAPPPRLIMEQDRAEHRQQQQRLLVAEEDERAMAEWRHATRRTSPPRTPFGRRERQGVARSGRTGVGARTSEPWRSGADATRRTSPPRTPSGQRRRQGVARSCRTGVGASYSLYHSVWPQQR from the coding sequence ATGCCGTCACGCCATCATGCATCCTCGGGTTATTGCGGCGTCCGCGAGCGCCCCTCCGGCACCTACTACGTCGAGATCCGGTCCGGCGACGTTCACGTCGGCCTCGACACGTTCGAGACcgcgcacgaggccgcccgcgcgtacGACACGGCGGCGTGGCGACTAGGAAGGCCTCGCGCGCAGATGAACTTCCACAACGTCTACACGCGCGAGCAGGCGCAGGCCCTCGCCCCTCCCCCTCGTCTGATCATGGAGCAAGACCGTGCAGAGCACCGTCAACAGCAGCAGCGCCTGCTCGTCGCCGAGGAGGACGAGCGagccatggcggagtggcgccacgccacccggaggacgtcgccgCCGAGAACGCCTTTTGGGCGGAGAGAACGGCAAGGCGTCGCGAGGAGCGGCAGGACAGGCGTCGGCGCAAGGACGAGCGagccatggcggagtggcgccgacGCCACCCGAAGGACGTCGCCGCCGAGAACGCCTTCTGGGCAGAGAAGACGGCAAGGCGTCGCGAGGAGCTGCAGGACAGGCGTCGGCGCAAGTTACTCGCTATATCACAGTGTGTGGCCTCAACAACGGTGA